Proteins encoded in a region of the Bombiscardovia apis genome:
- a CDS encoding SpaA isopeptide-forming pilin-related protein, with protein sequence MRIHNENAGSVNLAKRVLGLSVAVLTSAAAFLVAAPGAQATPTFDTDDQFSTTLGAHAAKLDVTKYLQNAAGASATGTIGDKKPGTPVGVHVAFRLRQVEATAGHQPSDMDATASSPTTGNYQFVSGGVDVYGVTDANGKIVNGTAGTDNGKLGIWQTTPAASVVGGLGADAAKWKEQATAAGSNPADVAVADFGTDLKYWILEEVASPYTDAGYSSAEKSIFSMPFLTTGDNGGTVETGYIHHLHIFPKNVLDQQLTKEAVKINGNNFDPAENIAVVGDEVTWEVTNALETGTPVPNDNKLYLDDIKNTASYASANYLIMADRLGSALTTTTANVGVEFRYEDANGATISTPVGTEATIAGPNGTNPKALDGTTDMFTSNITPDDSTYVSAAFKHDTTNTALVNAMNAASMSNPRFVMTIKSTVTANGDSQGNQGGFLTNTAASDNANCSSHTNPPHAGGQVPSAGYQFAKVTTDGHVVQGAKFMLEDPANADKFLADDGTFAAVNDGKTLMTATSNANGLVTFIGLPVRLDARTGANLGKYRLREVQAPAGYQQPVAGFNGVDFSDIADTNTVTDAQVIAMYPTGIHPVATPNFGAYKPSAIDATIVDASGTPISIDNALANFADGQNAPISLPLTGGKGILLLLVVGLAIMGGVLVVRNRKSSSVARNI encoded by the coding sequence ATGCGTATTCACAATGAGAACGCTGGGAGCGTGAACCTCGCAAAGCGGGTTCTCGGACTCTCCGTAGCCGTGCTCACCTCGGCAGCAGCCTTCTTGGTTGCCGCTCCTGGTGCACAAGCTACTCCAACTTTTGACACCGATGATCAGTTCAGCACCACTCTTGGTGCTCACGCTGCTAAGCTCGACGTTACCAAGTACCTCCAGAACGCTGCTGGTGCTTCCGCAACCGGTACTATCGGCGACAAGAAGCCCGGTACTCCCGTCGGTGTGCACGTTGCATTCCGCCTGCGTCAGGTTGAAGCCACTGCTGGTCACCAGCCCAGCGACATGGATGCCACAGCATCTAGCCCTACTACTGGTAACTATCAGTTTGTTTCGGGTGGTGTTGATGTCTACGGTGTAACTGATGCCAACGGTAAGATTGTCAACGGTACTGCTGGTACTGATAACGGCAAGCTCGGCATTTGGCAGACTACTCCTGCAGCTTCTGTAGTGGGCGGTTTGGGTGCTGATGCTGCTAAGTGGAAGGAACAGGCCACTGCTGCCGGCAGCAACCCTGCTGATGTTGCAGTCGCTGATTTCGGTACGGATCTTAAGTACTGGATCCTTGAAGAGGTTGCTTCTCCTTACACCGATGCCGGTTATTCGTCTGCTGAGAAGTCCATCTTCTCCATGCCCTTCCTGACCACTGGCGACAACGGCGGTACTGTGGAGACTGGCTATATTCACCACCTCCACATCTTCCCGAAGAACGTCTTGGATCAGCAGCTGACCAAGGAAGCTGTTAAGATTAACGGCAATAACTTCGATCCTGCTGAGAACATTGCTGTAGTTGGCGATGAAGTTACCTGGGAAGTTACGAATGCTCTTGAAACGGGCACTCCTGTACCAAACGACAACAAGCTCTATCTTGATGACATCAAGAATACTGCAAGCTATGCGTCTGCCAACTACCTGATTATGGCTGATCGTCTGGGTTCGGCTCTGACCACCACCACTGCTAACGTTGGCGTAGAATTCCGCTACGAAGACGCTAACGGTGCAACTATCTCTACACCGGTAGGCACCGAAGCGACCATCGCTGGTCCTAATGGTACTAATCCGAAGGCTTTGGATGGCACCACCGACATGTTCACCAGCAACATCACCCCTGATGACAGCACTTACGTGTCTGCCGCGTTCAAGCACGATACCACCAACACAGCATTGGTTAATGCTATGAATGCTGCTTCGATGTCCAACCCTCGCTTTGTTATGACCATTAAGTCGACTGTGACCGCTAATGGTGATTCTCAAGGCAACCAGGGCGGCTTCCTTACCAACACCGCTGCTTCTGACAACGCTAACTGCTCGTCTCACACCAATCCCCCCCACGCAGGTGGTCAGGTGCCTTCCGCTGGCTACCAGTTCGCTAAGGTAACCACCGATGGCCACGTGGTGCAAGGTGCAAAGTTCATGCTCGAAGATCCTGCCAATGCTGATAAGTTCTTGGCAGACGATGGCACCTTCGCTGCTGTCAACGATGGTAAGACCCTGATGACCGCTACCTCCAACGCTAACGGTCTCGTGACCTTCATTGGTCTGCCTGTCAGGCTCGATGCTCGTACGGGTGCCAATTTGGGCAAGTACCGTCTCCGTGAGGTCCAGGCTCCTGCTGGCTACCAGCAGCCAGTCGCTGGCTTCAATGGTGTCGACTTCTCCGACATCGCTGACACCAACACTGTCACCGATGCTCAGGTTATCGCCATGTACCCCACCGGTATTCACCCCGTCGCAACTCCTAACTTCGGAGCTTACAAGCCTTCCGCAATTGATGCCACGATCGTAGATGCTTCCGGCACTCCGATTTCCATCGATAACGCTCTGGCTAACTTCGCTGACGGTCAGAATGCTCCTATCAGCCTTCCTTTGACTGGTGGTAAGGGTATTCTCCTGCTGCTCGTTGTTGGCTTGGCTATCATGGGTGGCGTGCTGGTTGTTCGAAACCGCAAGAGCTCCTCTGTGGCCCGCAACATCTGA